The following are encoded together in the Triticum dicoccoides isolate Atlit2015 ecotype Zavitan chromosome 6B, WEW_v2.0, whole genome shotgun sequence genome:
- the LOC119321176 gene encoding fatty acid desaturase DES2-like has product MGAGGRMTEKERELFGRGGAGATFQRSPTDKPPFTLAQIKKAIPPHCFQRSVIKSFSYLVHDLVIVGALLYVALVWIPTLPSVLQLGAWPLYWVLQGCVMTGVWVIAHECGHNAFSDSSLLDDIVGLVLHSWLLVPYFSRKYSHRRHHSNTGSLERDEVFVPKQKEALAWYAPYIYNNPVGRLGLLVVQLTIGWPMYLSVNTCGRPYPRFACHFDPYSPIYNDRERAQVFISDVGVLAVSLALFKLASAFGFWWVVRVYGVPLLIVNAWLVLITYLQHTHPALPHYDSTEWDWLRGALATMDRDYGILNRVFHNITDTHVAHHLFSNMPHYHAMEATKAIKPILGEYYQFDPTPVAKATWREAKECIYVEPEDRTGVFWYSNKFAAP; this is encoded by the coding sequence atgggtgccggcggcaggatgacagagaaggagcgggagctattCGGCCGCGGCGGCGCCGGCGCGACCTTCCAGCGCTCGCCGACGGACAAGCCGCCGTTCACACTGGCCCAGATCAAGAAGGCAATCCCGCCTCACTGCTTCCAGCGTTCGGTGATCAAGTCATTCTCCTACCTGGTCCATGACCTCGTCATCGTCGGGGCCCTACTGTACGTGGCGCTGGTCTGGATCCCCACCCTCCCGAGCGTGCTGCAGCTGGGCGCCTGGCCGCTCTACTGGGTCCTGCAGGGCTGCGTCATGACCGGCGTCTGGGTCATCGCGCACGAGTGCGGCCACAACGCCTTCTCCGACTCCTCGCTGCTCGACGACATCGTCGGCCTGGTACTCCACTCGTGGCTGCTCGTCCCCTACTTCTCGAGGAAGTACAGCCACCGCCGCCACCATTCCAACACCGGCTCGCTGGAGCGCGACGAGGTGTTCGTCCCCAAGCAGAAGGAGGCGCTGGCGTGGTACGCCCCCTACATCTACAACAACCCCGTCGGACGTCTGGGGCTCCTCGTCGTGCAGCTCACCATTGGGTGGCCGATGTACCTATCGGTCAACACCTGCGGCCGCCCGTACCCGCGCTTCGCCTGCCACTTCGACCCCTACAGCCCGATCTACAACGACCGGGAGCGCGCCCAGGTCTTCATCTCGGACGTCGGCGTGCTTGCCGTGTCCCTCGCCTTGTTCAAGCTCGCGTCGGCCTTTGGGTTCTGGTGGGTGGTGCGGGTCTACGGCGTGCCGCTGTTGATCGTGAACGCGTGGCTGGTCCTGATCACCTACCTGCAGCACACCCACCCGGCGTTGCCGCACTACGACTCGACGGAGTGGGACTGGCTGCGCGGGGCGCTCGCCACCATGGACCGGGACTACGGCATCCTCAACCGCGTGTTCCACAACATCACGGACACGCACGTGGCGCACCACCTCTTCTCCAACATGCCGCActaccacgccatggaggccaccaAGGCGATCAAGCCCATCCTCGGCGAGTACTACCAATTCGACCCCACCCCCGTCGCCAAGGCCACATGGCGCGAGGCCAAGGAGTGCATCTACGTCGAGCCCGAAGACCGCACGGGAGTCTTCTGGTACAGCAACAAGTTCGCTGCGCCTTAG